In Chromatiaceae bacterium, a single genomic region encodes these proteins:
- the der gene encoding ribosome biogenesis GTPase Der yields MLPVIALVGRPNVGKSTLFNRLTRTRDALVADQPGLTRDRKYGVGRLGSQPYLVVDTGGISDSLQGVDALMEQQVQRAIGEADLVLLMVDGREGLNAGDEAIAASLRRTGKPIVLVVNKTENLDFGRWSGDFHALGLGEPVPIAAAHGRGVHNLINGALAQLPQTEEVADEREPGVQIAVVGRPNVGKSTLINRLLGEERVIAFDQPGTTRDSIHIPFEVDGRPYTLIDTAGVRRRARISEAIEKFSVIKTLQAIEQANVVMLVLDAQQGISDQDAGLAGHVVDSGRALVVVINKWDGLSTDQRDRVKSEMQRRLPFLDFADWRFVSALHGSGVGHLIAAADAAYAAATVDLKTPELTRILELAVAEHPPPLVHGRRIKLRYAHQGGRNPPIVVVHGNQTGEVPASYQRYLMNRFRAVLGLRGTPLRIEFKGGDNPYAGRRNPLSDRQRKKRGRMMRFVHKKK; encoded by the coding sequence ATGTTGCCGGTCATCGCCCTGGTTGGGCGGCCCAATGTCGGCAAGTCGACGCTGTTCAACCGTCTGACGCGCACGCGTGACGCGCTGGTCGCCGACCAGCCTGGCCTCACCCGCGACCGCAAGTACGGGGTCGGGCGGCTCGGTTCTCAACCCTATCTCGTGGTCGATACCGGTGGCATCAGCGATTCTCTGCAGGGTGTGGATGCGCTGATGGAGCAACAGGTCCAGCGCGCGATCGGCGAGGCCGACCTGGTGTTGCTGATGGTCGACGGGCGGGAAGGCCTGAATGCCGGCGACGAGGCGATCGCCGCCAGCCTGCGGCGCACCGGTAAGCCGATCGTCCTGGTGGTGAACAAGACCGAGAACCTTGATTTCGGCCGCTGGTCGGGTGACTTCCACGCTTTGGGGCTGGGCGAACCGGTACCGATCGCCGCGGCCCACGGGCGCGGTGTGCACAACCTGATCAACGGGGCGCTGGCGCAGTTGCCGCAGACGGAGGAGGTGGCCGATGAACGTGAACCGGGAGTACAGATCGCGGTGGTCGGGCGGCCCAATGTCGGCAAGTCCACGCTGATCAACCGCCTGCTCGGCGAAGAGCGCGTGATCGCGTTCGACCAGCCGGGTACCACCCGCGACAGCATCCATATCCCGTTCGAGGTCGACGGCAGACCCTACACCCTGATCGATACCGCAGGCGTGCGGCGGCGGGCGAGGATCAGCGAGGCCATCGAGAAGTTCAGCGTGATCAAGACACTGCAGGCGATCGAACAGGCCAATGTGGTGATGTTGGTGCTCGACGCCCAGCAGGGCATCTCCGACCAGGATGCCGGGCTCGCCGGTCACGTCGTCGACAGCGGCCGCGCCCTGGTCGTGGTGATCAACAAATGGGACGGGTTGAGCACCGACCAGCGGGATCGTGTCAAGAGCGAAATGCAACGCCGCCTTCCGTTCCTCGATTTCGCCGATTGGCGCTTCGTCTCGGCGCTGCACGGCAGCGGGGTAGGCCACCTGATCGCGGCCGCCGACGCGGCCTACGCGGCGGCGACTGTCGATCTCAAGACACCGGAACTGACCCGGATTCTCGAACTGGCGGTCGCCGAGCACCCGCCGCCGCTGGTGCACGGGCGCCGGATCAAGCTGCGATATGCACACCAGGGCGGTCGCAACCCGCCGATCGTCGTGGTCCACGGCAATCAGACCGGTGAGGTGCCGGCGAGTTACCAGCGCTACCTGATGAATCGGTTTCGCGCGGTCCTCGGGCTGCGCGGCACGCCGCTGCGCATCGAGTTCAAAGGCGGAGACAATCCCTACGCCGGGCGGCGCAACCCCCTGTCCGACCGGCAGCGCAAGAAGCGCGGTCGAATGATGCGCTTCGTGCACAAGAAGAAATGA
- a CDS encoding exodeoxyribonuclease VII large subunit encodes MNARDQDRREVYSVSRLNSEVRAVLDSSFPLLWVEGELSGLATPRSGHLYFNLKDAHAQVRCAMFRPKRQLLRFQPADGDQVVARVRVGLYEPRGDFQLVVEHLEPAGAGAAQQAFEALKQKLQAEGLFDAARKRRLPVFPRRIGVITSPSGAALRDVLKVLRRRAPYLAVTVFPAQVQGRGAAAELVSALDLAIRRADCDVLLLTRGGGSPEDLLAFNDETLARTIAASPIPVVSAVGHEIDFTIADFVADRRAPTPSAAAELISPDSDALQRTLVAQSSRLGNALRRRLQHDATQLRSLGKRLRSASPGGRLRQQQQQLDSIDLRLLRSMRNGLARRSARLETVFARLQRHHPAHRVGTLRERYARLPARLEQVMHRRLREHRQRLQSLGRQLHAVSPLATMQRGYAVLRQPETGAVVSSVAQVRTGDALEALLVDGSLALEVVRSRPSD; translated from the coding sequence ATGAACGCACGTGACCAGGATCGCCGTGAGGTCTACAGCGTCAGTCGCCTGAACAGCGAGGTGCGGGCCGTACTCGATTCCAGCTTTCCGCTGCTGTGGGTCGAAGGCGAGCTGTCCGGCCTTGCGACGCCACGTTCGGGACACCTGTACTTCAACCTCAAAGACGCCCACGCCCAGGTGCGCTGCGCGATGTTTCGACCCAAGCGGCAGCTGTTGCGCTTTCAGCCTGCCGACGGCGACCAGGTCGTGGCCCGTGTGCGGGTCGGTCTATATGAGCCGCGTGGCGACTTCCAGTTGGTCGTCGAACACCTCGAACCGGCCGGCGCCGGCGCCGCGCAGCAGGCATTCGAGGCGCTGAAGCAGAAACTGCAGGCCGAGGGATTGTTCGATGCCGCCCGCAAACGGCGCCTGCCGGTATTTCCGCGACGCATCGGCGTCATCACTTCGCCGTCCGGTGCGGCACTGCGCGACGTCCTGAAGGTGCTGCGCCGCCGCGCGCCCTACCTTGCGGTCACGGTATTCCCGGCACAGGTCCAGGGGCGTGGCGCCGCCGCGGAGCTGGTCTCGGCACTCGATCTCGCGATCCGTCGGGCCGACTGCGACGTGCTGCTGCTCACGCGCGGTGGCGGGTCGCCCGAGGACCTGCTGGCATTCAACGACGAGACGCTGGCGCGGACGATTGCCGCATCACCGATCCCGGTGGTCAGCGCGGTCGGTCACGAGATCGACTTCACGATCGCCGATTTCGTTGCCGATCGGCGAGCGCCGACGCCCTCTGCGGCCGCGGAACTGATCAGTCCCGATTCCGATGCGCTGCAGCGGACACTGGTCGCGCAGTCAAGCCGTCTCGGCAACGCGCTGCGGCGGCGCCTGCAGCATGACGCCACGCAACTGCGCTCGCTGGGCAAGCGGCTGCGCAGCGCCTCTCCCGGCGGCCGGCTGCGCCAACAGCAGCAACAACTGGACAGCATCGACCTGCGCCTGTTGCGATCCATGCGCAACGGCCTGGCCCGGCGTAGCGCACGCCTCGAAACCGTCTTTGCGCGTCTGCAGCGCCACCATCCGGCTCACCGTGTCGGCACGCTGCGCGAACGATATGCGCGTCTGCCGGCGCGTCTCGAGCAGGTCATGCACCGGCGCCTGCGCGAACATCGCCAACGCCTGCAGAGCCTCGGCCGGCAACTGCATGCGGTAAGTCCGCTGGCGACGATGCAGCGTGGATACGCGGTTTTGCGGCAGCCGGAAACCGGCGCGGTGGTTTCCAGTGTCGCGCAGGTCAGGACCGGCGACGCGCTGGAGGCGCTGTTGGTGGACGGGAGTCTTGCGCTCGAGGTCGTACGCAGCCGACCCAGCGACTGA
- a CDS encoding SoxXA-binding protein — translation MKRTLFIAVLASVAFTFGGCAKKEKMDTASAEATEMKAAMPATGSAADAYKAALADAKAEQAKAAKVGGEWRDTGKIIKSAEEAAAAGDYGKAKSLADKAAAQGRLGQQQAATQVNKGNPDYLYK, via the coding sequence ATGAAACGAACCCTTTTCATCGCCGTATTGGCATCGGTCGCGTTCACGTTCGGCGGCTGCGCGAAAAAAGAGAAGATGGACACCGCGAGCGCGGAAGCCACTGAAATGAAAGCGGCCATGCCGGCCACCGGTTCGGCGGCGGACGCCTACAAGGCCGCGCTCGCCGACGCCAAGGCCGAACAGGCCAAGGCCGCGAAAGTGGGCGGCGAATGGCGCGATACCGGCAAGATCATCAAGTCGGCCGAAGAGGCCGCCGCGGCAGGCGACTACGGCAAGGCCAAGAGCCTCGCCGACAAGGCCGCTGCACAGGGTCGGCTCGGCCAGCAGCAGGCCGCCACCCAGGTCAACAAGGGTAATCCCGATTACCTGTACAAGTGA
- the guaB gene encoding IMP dehydrogenase: MRLAQDHEALTFDDVLLVPARSEVVPKDVTLASKLTRDIALNIPLVSAAMDTVTEARLAIAMALAGGIGMVHKNMTAAEQAAQVRMVKRYESGVIHDPITVSPHTSIGEVLALTRSNHISGVPVVDGSELVGIVTGRDLRFETRLDEKVSSIMTPKERLVTVREGASRDEVVAKLHQHRIEKVLVVNDQFELRGLITVKDIQKATDFPDACRDSQERLRVGAAVGVGAGTEERVELLVEAGVDVITVDTAHGHSLGVLNRVAWIKKHFAQVQVIGGNIATGDAGLALVDAGADAVKVGIGPGSICTTRIVAGVGVPQVTAVDNVVSALEGTGVPVIADGGLRYSGDIAKVIAAGAHSVMIGGLFAGTDESPGEVEIYQGRSYKSYRGMGSLGAMAGQQGSSDRYFQEDTKQDKLVPEGIEGRVPYKGPLVNVITQLIGGLRSSMGYTGCATLDEMRTKPLFVRVTNAGMRESHVHDVQVTKEAPNYRRD, from the coding sequence ATGCGCCTTGCCCAAGACCATGAAGCTCTGACTTTCGACGACGTGCTGTTGGTGCCGGCCCGTTCCGAGGTCGTGCCGAAAGATGTCACCTTGGCAAGCAAGCTCACCCGCGACATCGCACTGAACATCCCGCTGGTTTCGGCGGCGATGGATACGGTGACGGAGGCGCGTCTGGCGATCGCGATGGCGCTCGCCGGCGGCATCGGCATGGTGCACAAGAACATGACGGCGGCCGAGCAGGCGGCGCAGGTGCGCATGGTCAAGCGTTACGAGAGCGGGGTGATTCACGACCCGATCACCGTGTCGCCGCACACCAGCATCGGTGAGGTCCTGGCGCTGACCCGTTCCAACCATATCTCGGGCGTCCCGGTGGTCGACGGCAGTGAACTGGTCGGAATCGTCACCGGCCGCGACCTTCGATTCGAGACCCGCCTGGACGAAAAGGTGAGCTCGATCATGACGCCGAAAGAGCGTCTGGTGACGGTGCGCGAAGGCGCGAGTCGCGACGAAGTGGTCGCGAAACTGCACCAGCACCGTATCGAGAAGGTGCTGGTGGTCAACGACCAGTTCGAGTTGCGCGGCCTGATCACCGTGAAGGACATTCAGAAGGCGACCGACTTCCCGGATGCCTGTCGAGACTCGCAGGAACGCCTGCGGGTCGGTGCTGCGGTCGGCGTCGGCGCCGGCACCGAAGAGCGGGTCGAGTTGCTGGTCGAGGCCGGGGTCGACGTAATCACGGTCGACACCGCGCACGGTCATTCGCTCGGCGTCCTGAATCGTGTCGCCTGGATAAAGAAGCATTTCGCGCAGGTGCAGGTGATTGGCGGCAACATCGCCACCGGCGATGCCGGTCTTGCACTGGTCGATGCCGGCGCGGACGCGGTGAAGGTTGGGATAGGGCCGGGATCGATCTGCACCACGCGCATTGTCGCGGGGGTAGGCGTGCCACAGGTCACCGCGGTGGACAACGTCGTGTCCGCGTTGGAAGGCACCGGTGTGCCGGTGATCGCCGACGGGGGGCTGCGCTATTCGGGCGATATCGCGAAGGTCATCGCCGCCGGCGCGCACTCGGTGATGATCGGCGGGCTCTTTGCCGGCACTGACGAGTCGCCTGGCGAGGTCGAGATCTACCAGGGCCGCTCGTACAAGTCGTACCGTGGTATGGGATCGCTGGGCGCGATGGCCGGTCAGCAGGGATCCAGCGACCGGTATTTCCAGGAGGACACCAAGCAGGACAAGCTGGTGCCCGAGGGTATCGAGGGCCGGGTGCCGTACAAGGGCCCCTTGGTCAACGTCATCACCCAGCTGATCGGCGGGCTCCGTTCCAGCATGGGATATACGGGCTGTGCGACGCTCGACGAGATGCGTACCAAACCCCTGTTCGTGCGGGTGACCAACGCCGGAATGCGCGAATCGCACGTGCACGACGTTCAGGTCACCAAGGAAGCGCCCAACTATCGTCGCGACTGA
- the guaA gene encoding glutamine-hydrolyzing GMP synthase, with amino-acid sequence MTTDIHAHRILIIDFGSQYTQLIARRVREAGVYCEIWPYDNCLEAIDAQPPRGIILSGGPETVTGDDTPRAPQRVFELGVPVLGICYGMQTMAAQLGGRVASSDRHEYGYAQVRARGHSRLLRDIEDHTSPEGWGLLDVWMSHGDRVEELPPSFTAICTTGNAPLAGMADESRRFYGLQFHPEVTHTRQGGRIIQRFLFEICGCEALWNSHNIIDDGIHRMREQIGEGRVVLGLSGGVDSSVVAAMLHRAVGERLVCIFVDNGLLRLHEGDQVMATFAEHMGVNVIRVNAEDRFLKGLKGVADPEQKRKIIGNLFIDIFEEEAAKLEDVAFLAQGTIYPDVIESAGAASGKAHVIKSHHNVGGLPDYMKLQLVEPLRELFKDEVRRVGVELGLPFEMIYRHPFPGPGLGVRILGEVKKEYAEILRRADAIFIEELRRANLYDEVSQAFAVFLPVRSVGVVGDARRYEYVIALRAVKTVDFMTASFAHLPFELLEQVSTRIINEIAGVSRVAYDISSKPPATIEWE; translated from the coding sequence ATGACCACCGATATCCATGCGCATCGCATTCTGATCATCGATTTCGGGTCGCAGTACACCCAACTGATCGCGCGTCGCGTCCGTGAAGCGGGCGTCTATTGCGAGATCTGGCCCTATGACAACTGTCTCGAGGCGATCGACGCGCAACCGCCGCGCGGCATCATCCTGTCAGGCGGGCCGGAGACGGTCACCGGGGATGACACACCACGCGCGCCGCAACGGGTGTTCGAGCTGGGTGTGCCGGTGCTCGGGATCTGTTACGGCATGCAGACCATGGCGGCACAACTCGGCGGTCGGGTCGCGTCGTCGGACCGGCACGAGTACGGGTACGCGCAGGTGCGTGCGCGCGGCCACTCGCGGCTGTTGCGTGATATCGAGGACCACACGAGCCCGGAAGGCTGGGGCCTGCTGGACGTGTGGATGAGTCACGGTGACCGCGTCGAAGAACTGCCACCCTCGTTTACCGCGATCTGTACCACCGGCAATGCGCCGCTCGCCGGCATGGCGGACGAGTCACGCCGCTTCTACGGTCTGCAGTTCCACCCCGAGGTCACCCATACGCGGCAGGGCGGGCGCATCATCCAGCGTTTCCTGTTCGAGATCTGCGGCTGCGAGGCGTTGTGGAATTCGCACAACATCATCGACGATGGGATCCACAGGATGCGCGAACAGATCGGCGAGGGTCGCGTGGTGCTCGGTCTCTCGGGCGGCGTGGATTCCTCGGTGGTCGCGGCCATGCTGCATCGCGCCGTTGGGGAACGCCTGGTCTGCATCTTTGTCGACAACGGGTTGTTGCGGCTCCACGAGGGTGACCAGGTGATGGCGACCTTCGCCGAGCACATGGGTGTCAACGTGATCCGGGTCAATGCCGAAGATCGGTTCCTGAAAGGGCTGAAAGGCGTCGCGGACCCGGAACAGAAGCGCAAGATCATCGGTAACCTGTTCATCGACATCTTCGAAGAGGAGGCGGCGAAACTCGAGGATGTCGCGTTCCTCGCGCAGGGCACCATCTACCCGGACGTGATCGAGTCGGCCGGTGCGGCGTCGGGCAAGGCGCACGTGATCAAGTCGCACCACAATGTAGGCGGGCTGCCGGACTATATGAAGCTGCAGCTGGTCGAACCGCTGCGCGAGTTGTTCAAGGACGAGGTACGCCGCGTCGGTGTCGAACTCGGGCTTCCGTTCGAGATGATCTACCGGCATCCCTTCCCCGGTCCCGGTCTCGGGGTTCGTATCCTCGGCGAGGTGAAGAAGGAGTATGCCGAGATCCTGCGCCGCGCGGATGCGATCTTCATCGAGGAGCTGCGCCGCGCAAACCTGTACGACGAGGTGAGCCAGGCTTTCGCGGTGTTCCTGCCGGTGCGTTCGGTCGGCGTGGTCGGCGACGCACGTCGCTACGAGTACGTGATCGCGCTGCGCGCGGTGAAGACCGTCGATTTCATGACGGCGAGCTTTGCGCATCTGCCGTTCGAACTGCTCGAGCAGGTCTCGACCCGCATCATCAACGAGATCGCCGGTGTTTCGCGTGTCGCCTACGACATCTCCAGCAAGCCGCCCGCGACGATCGAGTGGGAGTAG
- the tadA gene encoding tRNA adenosine(34) deaminase TadA, translated as MEDEAFMRRALELARHAELQGEVPVGALVVKDGRIIGEGWNQPIGSHDPTAHAEVVALRDAAAKAENYRLTGATLYVTLEPCPMCAGAIVHARIERVVYAARDPRAGAAGSVFDLLPSDERFNHYTRCEGGLLADESATLLRDFFRARR; from the coding sequence ATCGAGGACGAGGCGTTCATGCGCCGTGCGCTCGAGCTGGCACGGCACGCGGAACTACAGGGGGAAGTGCCGGTCGGCGCCCTGGTGGTCAAAGACGGCAGGATCATCGGCGAGGGCTGGAATCAACCGATCGGCAGCCACGATCCCACGGCGCATGCCGAGGTGGTCGCGTTGCGCGACGCCGCCGCAAAGGCCGAAAACTATCGTCTCACCGGGGCGACCCTGTACGTGACGCTCGAGCCCTGCCCGATGTGCGCCGGCGCCATTGTGCACGCACGGATCGAACGCGTGGTCTATGCTGCCCGGGATCCGCGTGCCGGGGCTGCCGGCAGTGTGTTCGACCTGCTGCCCTCCGACGAGCGGTTCAACCATTACACGCGTTGCGAGGGTGGTCTGCTCGCCGACGAGAGCGCGACCCTGCTGCGAGACTTTTTTCGCGCGCGCCGCTGA
- a CDS encoding MBL fold metallo-hydrolase, with protein sequence MSVEQVGPHTFYAQGAAGAATDNEGFVSNAGFVVTDAGVVVFDALGSPSLAWTLRQKIRELTEQPVVKVIVSHYHADHIYGLQVFEDEGAEIVGPRGAGDYLASPAAKSRLDERRISLYPWVNDDTRLVRPDRVVEQEYRFTVGGIDFQVNYLGSAHSDGDMTLFVVQDRVLFSGDIIFEGRVPYVGDADTRHWLQTLEALETNGLNALVPGHGPAATDPVAAIGGTRSYLAYLREVMGAAVEQFQDFATAYEAADWSRFADLPAFEEANRRNAYQVFLSMEAEALGQ encoded by the coding sequence ATGTCGGTGGAGCAGGTGGGGCCTCATACGTTCTATGCGCAGGGCGCGGCGGGTGCGGCCACCGACAACGAGGGGTTCGTCTCGAACGCCGGCTTCGTCGTCACCGATGCCGGCGTCGTCGTGTTCGATGCGCTCGGTTCGCCGTCGCTGGCCTGGACACTGCGTCAGAAAATTCGTGAGCTCACTGAACAGCCGGTGGTCAAGGTGATCGTGAGCCACTATCACGCCGACCATATCTACGGGCTGCAGGTGTTCGAGGACGAGGGCGCCGAGATCGTCGGTCCACGCGGTGCCGGTGACTATCTGGCATCACCGGCCGCCAAGTCGCGCCTCGACGAACGCCGCATCTCGCTGTATCCATGGGTCAACGACGACACCCGCCTGGTACGGCCGGACCGGGTCGTCGAACAGGAATACCGGTTCACGGTGGGCGGGATCGATTTTCAGGTCAACTATCTGGGCAGCGCGCATTCCGACGGCGACATGACGTTGTTTGTCGTACAGGACCGCGTGCTGTTCTCCGGTGACATCATCTTCGAAGGTCGCGTGCCGTATGTGGGCGATGCAGACACACGGCACTGGTTGCAGACACTCGAGGCGCTCGAGACCAATGGTCTGAACGCGTTGGTGCCGGGTCACGGTCCGGCGGCCACCGACCCGGTCGCCGCGATCGGTGGTACCCGTTCCTACCTCGCCTATCTGCGCGAGGTGATGGGCGCGGCGGTAGAACAGTTCCAGGATTTTGCGACGGCTTACGAGGCGGCGGACTGGAGCCGGTTCGCCGACCTGCCGGCGTTCGAAGAGGCGAACCGGCGCAATGCCTACCAGGTGTTCCTGTCGATGGAGGCCGAGGCGCTCGGTCAATAG
- the mltF gene encoding membrane-bound lytic murein transglycosylase MltF codes for MPMKAGAQRRYAVLLAAGLLACGALALWMLAQRPPVSLLERIQRSGELVVATRLGPTTYHAGAAGPDGFEYALAKEFGRALGVGVRFEFPADVEALLDATTRGTVHIAAAGLSINEQRNHRVHFTLPYQYQTEQLVYRRGSRRPRSLADVEPGELHVIAGSGQEAALIELRDTAYPQLRWERLGGTGPETLLAALDQGGIRYTLAGANEVELSRRLYRYVAVAFELDEPRALAWALPPTQDRSLLDAANAFLAEVQADGRLQRLYARYYGHAGRMNFVETRDFWRNVRDRLPRYRGYFERAGEITGIDWRLLAAIGYQESHWQADAISPTGVRGIMMLTEATATQMKVGDRDDAEQSIVGGARYLRVIEKKIPRRIREPNRMWLTLAGYNVGFGHLEDARILTERDGANPDLWMEVKQRLPLLADKAHYSTVKRGFARGQEPVDYVDNIRNYYDLLVWYTTTTDANMRHRLLAEEPGEPVIPPVANATAR; via the coding sequence ATGCCGATGAAGGCCGGCGCCCAGCGACGCTACGCGGTGTTGCTCGCCGCCGGTCTGCTCGCCTGCGGTGCCCTGGCCCTGTGGATGCTCGCGCAGCGCCCGCCCGTATCACTGCTCGAACGCATCCAGCGCAGTGGCGAACTGGTGGTGGCCACGCGGTTGGGGCCGACGACGTACCATGCGGGCGCGGCGGGACCCGACGGTTTCGAGTATGCGCTGGCGAAGGAATTCGGGCGCGCACTCGGGGTAGGCGTCCGTTTCGAGTTTCCCGCCGACGTGGAGGCACTGCTCGATGCCACGACCCGGGGCACGGTGCACATCGCGGCGGCCGGACTCAGCATCAACGAGCAGCGTAACCACCGCGTCCATTTCACCTTGCCCTACCAGTATCAGACCGAGCAGCTGGTATACCGCCGGGGCAGCCGACGGCCGCGCAGTCTGGCCGACGTCGAGCCGGGCGAGCTGCACGTGATCGCCGGTTCCGGCCAGGAGGCGGCACTGATCGAACTGCGTGATACAGCGTATCCGCAGCTGCGCTGGGAACGCCTTGGGGGCACCGGCCCGGAGACCCTGCTCGCGGCGCTCGACCAAGGCGGGATCCGCTATACCCTGGCCGGCGCCAACGAGGTCGAACTCAGCCGGCGCCTGTACAGGTATGTCGCGGTGGCGTTCGAACTCGACGAACCGCGTGCGCTGGCCTGGGCGCTGCCGCCTACGCAGGACCGCAGCCTGCTCGATGCCGCCAACGCGTTCCTCGCCGAGGTCCAGGCCGATGGTCGACTGCAGCGCCTGTATGCGCGTTACTACGGACATGCGGGTCGGATGAATTTCGTCGAGACGCGCGACTTCTGGCGCAATGTCCGCGATCGCCTGCCGCGCTACCGCGGCTACTTCGAACGTGCCGGCGAAATCACCGGCATCGACTGGCGACTGCTCGCCGCGATCGGCTACCAGGAGTCGCATTGGCAGGCGGATGCAATCTCACCCACCGGCGTGCGAGGGATCATGATGCTGACGGAGGCGACGGCGACGCAGATGAAGGTCGGCGACCGCGACGACGCGGAACAAAGCATCGTCGGCGGCGCCCGCTACCTGCGCGTCATCGAGAAGAAGATCCCGCGTCGCATTCGCGAACCCAACCGGATGTGGTTGACGCTGGCCGGATACAACGTCGGCTTCGGCCACCTCGAGGATGCACGGATACTCACCGAGCGTGACGGCGCCAATCCGGATCTGTGGATGGAGGTCAAGCAGCGCCTTCCCCTGCTTGCCGACAAGGCGCATTACTCGACCGTCAAGCGCGGCTTCGCACGTGGCCAGGAACCGGTCGATTACGTGGACAACATCCGCAACTACTACGACCTGCTGGTGTGGTACACGACGACCACAGATGCCAACATGCGCCACCGTCTGCTCGCCGAGGAACCGGGCGAACCTGTCATCCCGCCGGTTGCGAACGCGACGGCGCGCTGA
- a CDS encoding peptidoglycan -binding protein translates to MATRRRHRAIDVWPGYVDVLAALLMLVIFVLMLFSLAQFLLSQILDAQENELGVMYERVVQLTDLLGLEQEKTAGLSRDIADLTTRAEDLEQARATLTSDLAEMTERDAAKGQQLQQQLLLVASLQEDVDALRALRSRLEAEVGILASALDRNVSDLGAERDRSKGLEARLADQAERTLLAQRELEQRDIRIQALSALVDERERAIEAERRLTADAQAEVALLNQKLDHLRDQLAEISQALAAAELEKTAQADKIRDLGERLNIALAREVNRLERYRSDFFGRLREVLGNNPSVRIVGDRFVLPSELLFGSGSATLGDDGRVELAKLAATLRDLVARIPPEIDWILRIDGHTDRVPINTTEYRSNWELSTARAVSVLHFLIDQGIPPDRLSAAGFGEFHPIDPADSVEAYSRNRRIELKLTSR, encoded by the coding sequence ATGGCGACGCGCCGCAGACATCGCGCGATCGATGTATGGCCGGGTTACGTGGATGTGCTGGCCGCGCTGTTGATGCTGGTGATCTTCGTGCTGATGTTGTTCAGCCTGGCCCAGTTTCTGTTGTCGCAGATCCTCGATGCGCAAGAGAACGAACTCGGCGTGATGTACGAGCGCGTCGTGCAACTGACCGACCTGCTGGGACTCGAACAGGAAAAGACCGCCGGCCTGAGTCGCGATATCGCCGATCTGACGACACGTGCTGAAGACCTGGAGCAGGCACGCGCGACTCTGACGAGCGACCTTGCCGAGATGACCGAACGCGATGCGGCAAAGGGACAGCAGCTCCAACAGCAGCTGCTGTTGGTCGCGAGCCTGCAGGAAGATGTCGACGCGCTGCGTGCGCTGCGCTCACGCCTAGAGGCCGAGGTCGGGATTCTCGCATCCGCACTGGACCGCAACGTCAGTGATCTGGGGGCCGAACGCGATCGCTCCAAGGGCCTGGAGGCGCGTCTCGCCGACCAGGCCGAACGCACCCTGCTGGCACAGCGCGAACTCGAGCAACGCGACATCCGCATCCAGGCCCTGTCGGCGTTGGTCGACGAACGCGAACGGGCAATCGAGGCGGAGCGCCGTCTCACAGCCGATGCCCAGGCCGAGGTGGCGCTGCTGAATCAGAAGCTGGATCACCTGCGCGACCAGCTCGCGGAGATCAGCCAGGCGCTGGCCGCGGCGGAACTCGAGAAGACAGCCCAGGCGGACAAGATCCGTGATCTCGGCGAGCGCCTCAATATCGCGCTGGCGCGCGAGGTCAACCGGTTGGAACGCTACCGCTCCGACTTCTTCGGGCGACTGCGCGAGGTGCTCGGCAACAATCCCTCGGTGCGCATCGTCGGCGACCGCTTCGTGCTGCCCTCCGAGTTGTTGTTCGGTTCCGGCAGTGCGACCCTCGGCGATGACGGTCGCGTCGAACTGGCCAAGCTCGCGGCGACGCTGCGTGACCTGGTTGCGCGGATACCGCCCGAGATCGACTGGATACTGCGCATCGATGGACACACCGACCGGGTGCCGATCAACACCACCGAATACCGCTCGAACTGGGAGCTGTCGACGGCGCGCGCCGTGTCGGTGCTGCATTTCCTGATCGATCAGGGCATTCCCCCGGACCGCCTGAGTGCAGCCGGATTCGGCGAGTTTCATCCGATCGATCCCGCCGACTCGGTTGAGGCCTACAGTCGCAATCGCCGCATCGAACTGAAGCTGACCTCGCGTTGA